A genome region from Akkermansiaceae bacterium includes the following:
- a CDS encoding host attachment protein — MNQLSLKKHLIALATLPETESPVISAYFDAGLPRQENRIRLNAWAAHVRHCFRGTQLRDFDDALEEVSAALEMVSGGMSAAIFCRWGETPMVLPLVLKVPLEPQFHARTVPVIFPLVEAKDRFHRFVLVVSSSESARVYEINLGDASEALLAERPELRERLGREWTREHYQNHRRERDGRFVKEKVAVIESLMAKRGHNALVLAGEPRFINRLREQLPKHLQSRIAGEIHGGVTDCAINHVVQQSVSVFLQQENMESHDTVRRLESAVLSGGLAVLGYGPTLRAIESHQADQLVISSDLPTSDRERLVHLAMKQDIPVETVRNSETLAQNGGVGCLLRYLMPDSGSALLNAV; from the coding sequence ATGAACCAACTATCACTGAAAAAGCACCTCATCGCCCTTGCCACGCTGCCCGAGACGGAGTCCCCGGTCATCAGCGCCTATTTCGATGCCGGCCTCCCGCGGCAGGAGAACCGCATCCGCCTCAATGCCTGGGCCGCGCATGTCCGGCATTGTTTCCGCGGAACCCAGCTCCGCGATTTCGACGATGCGCTAGAGGAGGTCTCGGCAGCGCTTGAGATGGTCTCCGGCGGGATGAGTGCCGCCATTTTCTGCCGCTGGGGGGAGACTCCCATGGTGCTGCCGCTTGTCCTCAAGGTGCCGCTTGAGCCGCAATTCCACGCCCGCACCGTACCTGTGATTTTTCCGCTCGTGGAGGCGAAAGACCGGTTCCACCGCTTCGTGCTCGTGGTCTCTTCCTCGGAGAGCGCACGGGTCTATGAAATCAATCTCGGCGATGCCTCCGAAGCCCTCCTCGCGGAGCGCCCCGAGCTGCGCGAGCGCCTGGGCCGGGAATGGACGCGAGAGCATTACCAGAACCACCGCAGGGAAAGGGATGGCCGTTTCGTGAAGGAGAAAGTGGCAGTCATCGAGAGCCTGATGGCGAAGCGCGGGCACAACGCCCTGGTGCTCGCCGGCGAGCCGCGCTTCATAAACCGCCTCCGCGAGCAGCTTCCCAAACATCTCCAGTCGCGCATCGCCGGGGAAATCCATGGTGGCGTAACGGACTGCGCCATCAACCATGTCGTCCAGCAGTCGGTCTCCGTTTTCCTCCAGCAGGAGAACATGGAAAGCCACGATACCGTGCGCCGCCTCGAATCGGCGGTTCTTTCCGGCGGTCTGGCGGTGCTCGGCTATGGTCCGACCCTGCGGGCGATCGAAAGCCATCAGGCGGATCAGCTGGTCATTTCCTCGGATCTCCCTACATCGGATCGCGAAAGGCTCGTGCATCTTGCCATGAAACAGGACATCCCCGTGGAAACGGTGCGCAACAGCGAGACGCTGGCGCAAAACGGGGGCGTCGGATGCTTGCTCAGGTACCTCATGCCCGATAGCGGTTCAGCCCTCCTCAATGCAGTCTGA
- a CDS encoding phosphoglycerate kinase: MPKLSIRNLDVSSKEILMRVDFNVPLKDGQITDDTRIQAAVPSIKHLLTGGAKLVLCSHMGRPDGKADPKYSLAPTAKRLSEILGQNVELAPDCIGSEAAEMRKNLQPGQVLVLENTRYHAEEEANDPAFAKELAGTAQIFVNDAFGTAHRAHASTEGVTKFIPVSAMGFLIESELEYLEVKLQNPERPFLVIMGGSKVSDKIQVITALMEKADAFLIGGAMANTFRKAQGYETGDSRVESDKLDLALSILAKAKEKGVEFLLPSDTRITQEFKDGATTQVTGIYGQGGGVEKGWEGIDIGDVAIKEFEAEIAKAKTIIWNGPVGVFEIENFAHGTKAIAEAMAKSDAVTIVGGGDSVTAVNKFGLDDKMTFISTGGGASLELLEGKTLPGVAALSEA, from the coding sequence ATGCCGAAACTTTCCATCCGCAACCTCGATGTTTCCTCAAAGGAAATCCTCATGCGTGTTGATTTCAACGTCCCGCTCAAGGATGGCCAAATCACCGACGACACCCGCATCCAGGCAGCCGTCCCATCCATCAAGCACCTCCTCACAGGCGGCGCAAAGCTCGTGCTCTGCTCCCACATGGGACGCCCCGACGGCAAGGCGGATCCGAAATACTCGCTCGCACCGACCGCGAAGCGCCTTTCCGAAATCCTCGGCCAGAATGTGGAACTCGCCCCCGATTGTATCGGCTCGGAAGCTGCGGAGATGAGGAAAAACCTCCAGCCAGGCCAGGTGCTCGTCCTCGAAAACACCCGCTATCACGCCGAAGAGGAAGCGAACGACCCGGCCTTCGCCAAGGAACTCGCCGGCACCGCGCAGATCTTCGTCAACGACGCCTTCGGCACCGCCCACCGCGCCCACGCATCCACGGAGGGAGTCACAAAATTCATCCCCGTCTCAGCGATGGGTTTCCTCATCGAGAGCGAGCTGGAATACCTTGAGGTGAAACTCCAGAATCCGGAACGTCCCTTCCTCGTCATCATGGGCGGCTCCAAGGTTTCCGACAAAATCCAGGTCATCACCGCCCTCATGGAAAAGGCCGACGCCTTCCTCATCGGCGGAGCCATGGCGAACACCTTCCGCAAGGCCCAGGGCTACGAGACCGGCGATTCCCGCGTGGAGTCCGACAAGCTCGACCTCGCCCTCAGCATCCTCGCGAAGGCCAAGGAAAAGGGCGTCGAGTTCCTGCTTCCATCCGATACCCGCATCACCCAGGAGTTCAAGGACGGCGCAACCACCCAAGTCACCGGCATCTACGGCCAGGGCGGCGGGGTTGAAAAAGGCTGGGAGGGCATCGACATCGGCGATGTCGCCATCAAGGAATTCGAGGCTGAAATCGCAAAGGCGAAGACCATCATCTGGAACGGCCCGGTCGGGGTTTTTGAAATCGAGAACTTTGCCCACGGCACCAAGGCGATCGCCGAGGCGATGGCGAAATCAGATGCCGTGACCATCGTCGGCGGCGGGGATTCCGTTACCGCAGTGAACAAATTCGGTCTCGACGACAAAATGACCTTCATTTCCACCGGCGGCGGTGCTTCCCTTGAACTCCTCGAAGGCAAAACCCTCCCCGGCGTCGCAGCGCTTAGCGAAGCGTAA
- the folP gene encoding dihydropteroate synthase, translating into MIWKTKRRNLDLGTRAQVMGILNTTPDSFSDGGKFDAPSAALKHARKMISEGTAIIDIGGESTRPGALPVSADEEIRRTIPVIRAIRAEWDGLISIDTTKAAVAGEALAAGADIINDVSGLTADPGMAAICAPTGCGIVVMHMQGTPADMQDSPSYSDVVGEVRSFFQERLETLTALGIDPARLCFDPGIGFGKTLEHNLALIRALPTLAPLGRPLLLGISRKSFLSKITAASEPSERDAPTCAITALARRQGIMLHRVHDVKANLAALHVAEAIE; encoded by the coding sequence ATGATCTGGAAAACCAAGCGCCGCAACCTCGACCTCGGCACCCGTGCACAGGTCATGGGCATCCTCAACACCACCCCGGACTCCTTTTCGGACGGCGGGAAGTTCGACGCGCCCTCCGCCGCCCTCAAGCATGCCCGAAAAATGATTTCCGAAGGCACCGCCATCATCGACATCGGCGGCGAGTCCACCCGACCCGGCGCTCTCCCCGTTTCCGCCGATGAGGAAATCCGCCGCACCATCCCCGTCATCCGTGCAATCCGCGCGGAATGGGACGGACTGATCTCCATCGACACCACAAAAGCCGCCGTCGCAGGCGAAGCCCTCGCCGCCGGTGCGGACATCATCAACGATGTCTCCGGCCTCACCGCCGATCCCGGAATGGCCGCCATCTGCGCCCCCACGGGCTGCGGCATTGTCGTGATGCACATGCAGGGCACCCCCGCCGACATGCAGGACTCCCCAAGCTACTCCGACGTCGTGGGAGAAGTCCGCTCGTTTTTCCAGGAACGCCTCGAAACACTCACCGCGCTTGGCATAGACCCCGCCCGCCTCTGTTTTGATCCCGGCATCGGTTTCGGAAAAACCCTGGAACACAACCTCGCCCTGATTCGCGCACTCCCCACCCTCGCGCCCTTGGGCCGCCCGCTTCTATTGGGAATCTCCCGCAAATCATTCCTTTCGAAAATCACCGCTGCCAGCGAACCGTCGGAACGCGATGCGCCGACCTGTGCCATCACCGCCCTCGCACGCCGCCAGGGGATCATGCTGCACCGTGTCCATGATGTGAAAGCCAATCTCGCCGCCCTCCATGTCGCGGAAGCGATCGAATGA
- the secG gene encoding preprotein translocase subunit SecG produces MIFADINWLNISINLLLVVFVIVCLLMALLILMQRPKQEGLGAAFGGGVTDQVFGARTTNVLQRGTVYLGSLFFILALTLAILIGKQSKQKSLLEDPKDAVAEAKAAEPAQPEEQVPEVPKSLVEELPAEEAPAPAEEAPAPAEDAPAPAEDAPAPPEDAPAPAEDVPVPAPDAPATEGNNADKPE; encoded by the coding sequence ATGATTTTCGCTGACATCAACTGGCTCAACATTAGCATCAACCTCCTGCTGGTTGTCTTCGTCATCGTCTGCCTGCTCATGGCGCTCCTCATCCTCATGCAGCGCCCGAAGCAGGAAGGCCTCGGCGCGGCGTTCGGCGGTGGCGTGACGGATCAGGTCTTCGGTGCCCGCACGACCAACGTGCTGCAGCGCGGCACGGTTTACCTCGGCTCGCTGTTTTTTATCCTCGCCCTGACTCTCGCGATCCTCATCGGCAAGCAGTCCAAGCAGAAATCCCTGTTGGAGGATCCCAAGGATGCGGTGGCCGAGGCGAAAGCCGCTGAGCCGGCACAGCCAGAGGAGCAAGTTCCCGAAGTGCCGAAATCTCTCGTTGAGGAGCTTCCCGCCGAGGAAGCGCCTGCACCGGCCGAGGAAGCGCCTGCACCGGCCGAAGATGCGCCTGCACCGGCCGAAGATGCGCCTGCACCGCCCGAAGATGCGCCTGCACCGGCCGAGGACGTTCCGGTTCCCGCTCCTGATGCACCGGCAACAGAGGGAAACAACGCGGACAAACCTGAGTAA
- a CDS encoding Gfo/Idh/MocA family oxidoreductase, translated as MKKIGIILNGVTGRMGTNQHLVRSILAIRDQGGILLPDGSRLIPDPILTGRNENKLSDLATKYGVERFTTDLDAALADPYNEIFFDASGTPHRIPFLERAIAAGKHIYCEKPTAVLYSEALRIAEVAEKAGVKNGTVQDKLWLPGIRKYQLLKEQGFFGKILSVRGEFGYWVFTGEHEGQPIQRPSWNYRAEDGGGMIVDMHCHWRYVIDNLFGNVTRVFCKAATHIPERFDEAGKPFDCTADDSAYAIFETDTGVTCQFNSSWNVRVRRDDLLTMQVDGTEGSAIVGLRKCWAQHQSVTPRPIWNPDIDSPINYYDNWTEVPDQLNFDNAFKIQWEMFLKHVAIDEPFKWTLREGAKGVQLAELSIKSHEEGRWVDVPK; from the coding sequence ATGAAAAAAATCGGCATCATCCTCAACGGCGTCACCGGACGCATGGGCACCAACCAGCACCTCGTCCGCTCCATCCTCGCGATCCGCGACCAGGGCGGCATCCTCCTCCCCGACGGCTCCCGCCTCATCCCCGATCCCATCCTCACCGGCCGAAACGAAAACAAACTCTCCGACCTCGCAACGAAATACGGTGTCGAACGTTTCACCACCGATCTCGACGCCGCCCTCGCCGATCCCTACAACGAGATCTTCTTCGACGCCTCCGGCACCCCCCACCGCATCCCTTTCCTCGAACGCGCCATCGCCGCCGGGAAACACATCTACTGCGAGAAACCCACCGCCGTCCTCTACTCCGAAGCCCTCCGCATCGCAGAAGTCGCCGAGAAGGCCGGAGTGAAAAATGGCACAGTCCAGGACAAGCTCTGGCTGCCCGGCATCCGCAAATACCAACTCCTCAAGGAGCAGGGCTTCTTCGGAAAAATCCTCTCCGTTCGCGGCGAGTTCGGCTACTGGGTCTTCACCGGCGAGCACGAGGGCCAGCCCATCCAACGCCCTTCCTGGAACTACCGCGCCGAGGACGGCGGCGGCATGATCGTCGACATGCACTGCCACTGGCGCTACGTCATCGACAACCTCTTCGGAAACGTCACCCGCGTCTTCTGCAAGGCCGCCACCCATATCCCCGAGCGTTTCGACGAGGCGGGAAAACCCTTCGATTGCACCGCCGACGATTCCGCCTACGCCATTTTCGAAACCGACACCGGCGTCACCTGCCAGTTCAACTCCTCATGGAATGTCCGCGTTCGCCGCGACGACCTCCTCACCATGCAGGTCGATGGCACCGAAGGCTCCGCCATCGTTGGCCTCCGCAAATGCTGGGCCCAGCACCAATCCGTCACCCCGCGCCCGATCTGGAACCCGGACATCGACTCCCCGATCAATTATTACGACAACTGGACCGAAGTCCCCGACCAGCTGAACTTCGACAACGCCTTCAAGATCCAATGGGAAATGTTCCTCAAGCACGTCGCCATCGACGAGCCATTCAAATGGACCCTGCGCGAAGGCGCAAAAGGCGTCCAGCTCGCCGAGCTTTCCATCAAATCACACGAGGAAGGGCGCTGGGTGGACGTGCCCAAGTAG
- a CDS encoding MFS transporter, translated as MSVASGPADPQRGMIADLRLLPRPFYLLMAGSFINRFGHFVIPFLAIYLRQLGFEPKVTGYALAAYGAGGFFASILGGYLADSIGRKPTLLISTFGAAATMMLLAFAKSMPEFVAGAFLSGLMTSLYYPASSSLTADLIGKELRVRAFAVQRLVINLATALGMMTAGLVAATSFLWLFVADAATTVILALIILFGLQRGIGKKAVSNAGWSAAIPVIARDAPFLRSVCASFLMACIFWQTGSSLGLQVTEGSGLDEKAYGFLLGLNGLLIVLFELPLTNWTRRHDAQKLMAAGYALMGCGLALLALGSGAAMLVLAMVVLTVGEMVSSPVASSYVANLAPDEMRGRYMGFSAFSWNIAAGVGPMAGLWLYGMSPGLLWVSCGIAGLAAAWLIVIRPKPVDKRL; from the coding sequence GTGAGCGTAGCATCCGGGCCAGCAGATCCGCAGCGCGGCATGATCGCCGACCTGCGGCTTTTGCCACGGCCTTTCTACCTGCTCATGGCGGGGTCTTTCATCAACCGCTTCGGCCACTTCGTCATCCCTTTCCTGGCGATCTACCTGCGGCAGCTCGGGTTTGAGCCGAAGGTCACCGGCTATGCGCTGGCGGCGTATGGCGCGGGTGGGTTTTTCGCATCCATCCTTGGCGGCTACCTTGCTGACAGCATAGGCCGGAAGCCGACCCTGCTCATTTCCACCTTCGGCGCGGCCGCCACAATGATGCTCCTCGCCTTCGCGAAATCCATGCCGGAATTCGTCGCCGGAGCCTTCCTCTCCGGGCTGATGACCAGCCTTTACTACCCGGCCAGCAGTTCGCTGACGGCGGATCTGATCGGAAAGGAACTCCGCGTCCGAGCCTTCGCGGTGCAGCGTCTCGTCATCAACCTTGCCACCGCCCTCGGCATGATGACCGCCGGGCTGGTCGCGGCGACGTCCTTCCTCTGGCTCTTTGTCGCGGATGCGGCAACGACGGTCATCCTCGCGCTCATCATCCTTTTCGGCCTCCAGCGGGGGATAGGCAAAAAGGCCGTCTCGAACGCCGGCTGGAGTGCGGCGATTCCCGTGATAGCAAGGGATGCGCCTTTTCTGCGCTCGGTCTGTGCATCGTTTCTGATGGCCTGCATTTTCTGGCAAACCGGAAGCTCGCTAGGCCTGCAAGTCACCGAGGGCTCAGGCCTCGATGAGAAAGCATACGGTTTCCTCCTCGGCCTCAACGGCCTGCTGATCGTGCTTTTCGAGCTCCCCCTGACCAACTGGACCCGCCGCCACGATGCCCAGAAACTCATGGCCGCAGGTTATGCGCTCATGGGTTGCGGCCTCGCACTCCTCGCGCTTGGCTCCGGTGCCGCCATGCTCGTCCTCGCCATGGTCGTGCTGACCGTCGGGGAGATGGTTTCCTCCCCCGTGGCCAGCAGCTACGTGGCGAACCTCGCGCCCGACGAGATGCGAGGCCGCTACATGGGATTCAGCGCCTTCAGCTGGAACATCGCCGCCGGTGTCGGCCCCATGGCCGGGCTTTGGCTATACGGAATGAGCCCGGGATTGCTCTGGGTGTCATGCGGGATCGCAGGGCTCGCGGCGGCATGGCTCATTGTGATCCGCCCGAAACCTGTGGATAAGCGCCTGTGA
- a CDS encoding rhomboid family intramembrane serine protease — protein sequence MNADELDGNEELDQPVWAREEAFPEAGEGYGWVDRKGRRHECETSEALSNTIREDKDSAVDLVWTPESARCRVPEEIACLEESVREVRARWASDDLADAWQRVKLFGGGLVALVAWMSFQIWLTFPGFERANAVSLDVMQKAALLLKGLSSSAAVGMVLLAFLVFAFIPWYQAQKRLRGISRASCGHASRVPVIRFETWLHFQKSPITWVIMAVISLVFIAQVIHDRSIIGFHDSVQKAGLVKGAYRGGEYWRLLTAPMLHGGIVHFVMNALALLYLGKRLEVFARWPHVPMVFVFSALVGGEASARLLDAPSVGASGGLMGWLGFLLVFETLHAKLVPSSARRRLVGGVVMTALIGLVGYRFIDNAAHFGGLLAGMAYAGIVFPKSISVLRPKMNLTDKLIGTASIAAIVAAAIMAAMKMTG from the coding sequence GTGAACGCGGACGAACTGGACGGCAACGAGGAATTGGATCAGCCGGTCTGGGCGCGCGAAGAGGCGTTTCCCGAAGCGGGTGAGGGGTATGGCTGGGTGGACCGCAAGGGGCGCAGGCATGAGTGCGAGACTTCCGAAGCGCTTTCCAATACCATCCGTGAGGACAAGGACAGTGCGGTCGACCTGGTCTGGACTCCTGAGTCCGCCCGCTGCCGCGTACCTGAGGAAATCGCATGCCTTGAGGAATCGGTCCGGGAGGTCAGGGCGCGCTGGGCGAGCGATGATCTCGCCGATGCCTGGCAACGGGTGAAGCTCTTCGGAGGCGGACTGGTTGCGCTGGTTGCATGGATGTCCTTCCAGATTTGGCTGACCTTTCCCGGCTTTGAGAGAGCCAACGCCGTTTCCCTGGATGTCATGCAAAAGGCGGCTCTGTTGTTGAAAGGTCTTTCTTCATCTGCGGCGGTGGGCATGGTGCTCCTGGCTTTCCTGGTCTTCGCATTCATCCCTTGGTATCAGGCGCAGAAGAGGTTGCGGGGTATTTCCCGGGCATCGTGCGGCCATGCGTCCAGGGTTCCTGTGATCCGCTTCGAGACCTGGCTCCATTTTCAGAAATCCCCCATCACATGGGTCATCATGGCTGTCATCTCGCTCGTGTTCATCGCGCAGGTCATCCATGACAGATCTATCATCGGATTCCACGATTCTGTGCAGAAGGCGGGGCTTGTGAAAGGCGCATACAGGGGTGGCGAGTATTGGCGGCTCCTCACGGCTCCCATGCTCCACGGCGGCATCGTCCACTTTGTGATGAACGCCCTCGCTCTGCTTTACCTCGGAAAGCGGCTGGAGGTTTTTGCACGCTGGCCGCATGTGCCGATGGTTTTTGTTTTTTCCGCTCTCGTCGGCGGCGAGGCCTCCGCCCGTCTTCTTGACGCTCCCTCCGTGGGTGCTTCCGGCGGACTCATGGGCTGGCTCGGCTTCCTGCTGGTGTTTGAAACACTGCACGCAAAGCTCGTTCCCAGCAGTGCGCGCAGGCGTCTCGTAGGCGGCGTGGTGATGACTGCGCTGATCGGCTTGGTGGGATACAGGTTTATCGACAACGCCGCCCACTTCGGCGGCCTGCTAGCCGGCATGGCCTACGCAGGGATAGTTTTCCCCAAATCCATTTCAGTCCTACGCCCGAAGATGAACCTGACAGACAAGCTGATCGGCACGGCAAGCATCGCCGCAATTGTGGCTGCCGCCATCATGGCTGCCATGAAAATGACGGGGTGA
- a CDS encoding DUF5069 domain-containing protein, whose product MNWNDTFIATFERCAEAYRKGEFDYETGYTQGELDFLEGIGYRKREFFDFIEDFVDGGEPSVSTALLVAAVRRDYFLVEQKGERSGKEISRDELPARGDEFEGIAYLPRILVKARAKLRGELDPDTMFCCGGDRNFLARNGGIAPADFLRHVWASGGEDAKVAAWIRSL is encoded by the coding sequence ATGAACTGGAACGATACATTCATTGCCACCTTCGAACGCTGCGCGGAAGCCTACCGGAAGGGCGAATTTGATTATGAAACGGGCTACACGCAGGGGGAGCTGGATTTCCTCGAAGGCATCGGGTATCGGAAACGTGAGTTTTTCGATTTCATCGAGGATTTTGTGGATGGCGGGGAGCCCTCCGTGAGCACGGCGCTGCTGGTTGCGGCGGTGCGAAGGGATTACTTCCTGGTGGAGCAGAAGGGCGAGAGGAGCGGCAAGGAGATCTCCAGGGACGAGCTGCCGGCGCGCGGCGATGAGTTCGAGGGGATCGCCTACCTGCCGCGCATTCTCGTGAAAGCCCGTGCCAAGCTGCGCGGCGAGCTGGATCCGGATACGATGTTCTGCTGCGGCGGGGACAGGAATTTCCTCGCCCGCAACGGCGGCATCGCCCCGGCGGATTTCCTCCGCCACGTATGGGCTTCGGGGGGCGAGGACGCAAAGGTCGCCGCCTGGATCCGATCGCTTTGA
- a CDS encoding type II toxin-antitoxin system death-on-curing family toxin gives MEAVLAIHAQVLAAHGGGEGIRSMELLESAVAAPQATMMGAPMISEPIEVAAAYLFYLCSNHPFVDGNKRMALATCLVFLSENGLLENEELDVDAWENLTLAVAASLLSRDEITATLRKLLE, from the coding sequence GTGGAAGCGGTTCTTGCCATTCATGCCCAGGTTCTGGCCGCTCACGGCGGTGGAGAAGGAATCCGTTCGATGGAACTTCTGGAGTCCGCTGTCGCGGCACCCCAAGCGACGATGATGGGTGCGCCGATGATCAGCGAGCCGATCGAGGTGGCGGCTGCTTATCTTTTCTACCTGTGCAGCAACCACCCGTTCGTGGATGGGAACAAGCGCATGGCTCTTGCCACGTGCCTGGTTTTCCTGAGTGAGAACGGGTTGCTCGAAAACGAGGAGTTGGACGTCGATGCGTGGGAAAACCTGACTCTCGCGGTGGCGGCCAGCCTGCTTTCCCGGGATGAAATCACCGCCACGCTGAGGAAGCTGCTGGAATAG
- a CDS encoding heme-binding protein, translating to MKALFILICGILSSCAIEKPKYESIQKDGNFEVRKYEAIKVVSAPMEDMGKRDQSFRKLFKYISGENEAKQKIAMTSPVFMDEKNDKAASSGKMSFMIPAEVAEKGAPAPDGEGVEVTEIIGGTYAVLRFKGWDKPDNRKQGAEALAKLISEKKLKPMGSTFFAFYDPPWTPEFMRRNEIWQRIKP from the coding sequence ATGAAGGCTCTTTTCATTTTGATATGTGGCATCCTCTCGTCCTGCGCGATCGAGAAACCGAAATACGAATCAATCCAGAAAGACGGAAATTTCGAAGTCCGGAAATACGAGGCGATCAAAGTCGTCTCCGCGCCGATGGAAGACATGGGGAAACGCGACCAATCATTCCGCAAGCTTTTCAAATACATCAGCGGGGAAAACGAGGCAAAGCAGAAGATCGCGATGACTTCCCCGGTTTTCATGGATGAAAAAAACGACAAGGCCGCCTCATCGGGGAAAATGAGTTTCATGATACCAGCGGAAGTCGCTGAGAAAGGCGCACCGGCACCGGATGGTGAAGGGGTGGAAGTCACCGAGATCATCGGCGGCACCTACGCAGTCCTCCGCTTCAAGGGATGGGACAAACCGGATAACCGAAAACAGGGAGCAGAAGCCCTCGCAAAACTCATTTCGGAAAAAAAACTCAAGCCCATGGGATCGACGTTTTTCGCCTTCTACGATCCTCCATGGACACCCGAGTTCATGCGCCGCAACGAAATCTGGCAGCGCATCAAGCCGTGA
- a CDS encoding triose-phosphate isomerase, whose product MSRKPIFAANWKMNKGASETEDFIKSFLSKTQGFNLPADIVIAPPFTSLPKLADLLHNSNPGKNAHAIQIAAQNCSEYDSGAYTGEVSVLMLREFFVHYVILGHSERRAIYGETDATINAKIKKAREANLKPIFCIGETLAEREGGKLESVLRTQVTDGLKGVSEKDLSDIVIAYEPVWAIGTGVTASSAQAQEAHAFVRSLISDLYGSEPAAKVRIQYGGSVKPGNAAELMACPDIDGALIGGAALDPQSFLEIIKNGTSE is encoded by the coding sequence ATGTCCCGCAAGCCGATCTTCGCCGCCAATTGGAAAATGAACAAGGGAGCCTCCGAAACGGAAGACTTCATCAAATCGTTCCTATCCAAGACCCAAGGTTTCAACCTCCCCGCAGACATCGTCATCGCGCCGCCTTTCACCTCCCTGCCGAAGCTCGCCGACCTGCTCCACAACTCGAACCCCGGCAAGAACGCCCACGCGATCCAGATCGCCGCGCAGAACTGCTCGGAATACGATTCCGGAGCCTACACCGGCGAGGTCAGCGTGCTGATGCTGCGCGAATTCTTCGTCCACTACGTCATACTCGGGCACAGCGAACGCCGCGCCATCTACGGTGAAACGGACGCCACCATCAACGCGAAGATCAAGAAAGCCCGCGAGGCAAACCTCAAGCCGATCTTCTGCATCGGCGAGACCCTCGCCGAGCGCGAGGGCGGCAAGCTCGAATCCGTCCTCCGCACCCAGGTCACCGACGGTCTCAAGGGAGTCTCCGAAAAAGACCTCTCCGACATCGTCATCGCCTACGAGCCCGTCTGGGCCATCGGCACCGGCGTCACCGCCAGCTCCGCGCAAGCGCAGGAAGCCCATGCCTTCGTCCGCTCCCTCATCTCCGATCTCTATGGCTCCGAACCGGCCGCGAAAGTCCGCATCCAATACGGCGGCTCCGTGAAACCCGGCAACGCAGCCGAACTCATGGCCTGCCCGGACATCGATGGCGCCCTCATCGGCGGTGCAGCCCTCGATCCCCAGTCCTTCCTGGAGATCATCAAGAACGGCACCAGCGAATAA